One genomic segment of Amycolatopsis sp. Hca4 includes these proteins:
- a CDS encoding zinc-ribbon domain-containing protein, translating to MLIWGWRTRIYVLAMTTFLCGRCGNPASHAVRKAVTKFTLFFIPLFPISVKYTAQCTFCGIENRIPKEDALRLQAQEEQGQAQAATGYPPHPSQPQGFPQQGYPVHPSQAQGMPQQGQFPAPGQQGQFPQQGQ from the coding sequence ATGCTGATCTGGGGCTGGCGTACCCGCATCTACGTGCTGGCGATGACGACGTTCCTGTGCGGCCGGTGCGGCAATCCTGCGTCGCACGCGGTGCGCAAGGCCGTCACGAAGTTCACGCTGTTCTTCATCCCGTTGTTCCCGATCAGCGTCAAGTACACGGCGCAGTGCACGTTCTGCGGGATCGAGAACCGCATCCCGAAGGAGGACGCGCTGCGGCTGCAGGCCCAGGAGGAGCAGGGTCAGGCGCAGGCCGCGACGGGGTACCCGCCGCACCCTTCGCAGCCGCAGGGGTTTCCGCAGCAGGGGTATCCGGTGCACCCGTCCCAAGCGCAGGGGATGCCGCAGCAGGGGCAGTTCCCGGCGCCGGGCCAGCAGGGGCAGTTCCCGCAGCAGGGGCAGTAG
- a CDS encoding nitroreductase/quinone reductase family protein encodes MPSDFALKTMNAVHRGLIKLTGGRVGWQVAMPVLELTTTGRKSGQPRSVLLTSPHQEGDTWVVVASRGGDDTHPAWFLNLRDNPEVEVSLKGGPKQPMRARIADAEERARLWPKITADFKNYAQYQTKTEREIPLVFLEPR; translated from the coding sequence ATGCCGAGCGACTTCGCCCTGAAGACGATGAACGCCGTCCACCGCGGCCTGATCAAGCTGACCGGTGGGCGGGTGGGCTGGCAGGTCGCCATGCCCGTGCTGGAACTCACCACCACCGGCCGCAAGAGCGGGCAGCCGCGGTCGGTGCTGCTGACCTCGCCCCACCAGGAGGGCGACACATGGGTCGTCGTGGCCTCGCGCGGCGGCGACGACACGCACCCGGCGTGGTTCCTCAACCTGCGTGACAACCCCGAGGTCGAGGTCTCGCTCAAGGGCGGGCCGAAGCAGCCGATGCGGGCCCGGATCGCCGACGCCGAAGAGCGGGCGCGGCTGTGGCCGAAGATCACCGCCGACTTCAAGAACTACGCGCAGTACCAGACGAAGACCGAGCGCGAGATCCCGCTCGTCTTCCTCGAACCGCGCTAG
- a CDS encoding transglycosylase domain-containing protein, which translates to MPNLESVKRRRGVVPFTGLCLLAGILVAGTVAPAAIGAGLLSNQVSDSVDAISAQLAAADPPLVTTVTDRDGTPIATLYAQYRLPATAAGIATTMKAAIIAVEDRRFYTEGGVDMQGMLRAAVNDSTGGALQGASTITQQEVKNYLINVVDRNDPAAQQADREDSLARKLREAKMAVQLNATMSKDDILANYLNVVEFSGTVYGVGAAAKAYFGTTPDKLTVPQAALLAGMVNNPSIYNPYTHPDKALQRRNLVIDDMVTNGSIPASYAATAKATPLGVVPNGPVTPSGTCMGAAPDAGFFCAYAESYLVHAGFTADRLATGGYTIKTTLDPRVSQVTKDAVDANVPTTQDGVANTFAVVQPGQDGHQVLAMVANRNYGTDPARGETSTDIVADASNEFGAGSSFKIFTSAAALVTGKAGLDTPLPNPDSQCFPAPDAHGSCYTVHNDGHYADPITLADGLATSPNVAFVGLESQVGMPAVLDMAAKLGLRTTLATNDAGRTPDPKSGNPQFSQPQSQYFRNLLSFTLGNSPVSPLEMANVSATLMSGGVWCPPNPILSVTDRNGNAVPVAQQACERVLPQGVADTLEAGLSKDTTSGTSAEAARAAGWSRPDIGKTGTTQLSESVAFVGGVDDYAVSSMVFADGPHPREICPGTPVHLGDCGHGAFGGTVAAPPYFHAMSQLLAGVPDKPIPAADPAYLTARL; encoded by the coding sequence ATGCCTAATCTCGAATCCGTGAAACGTCGCCGGGGCGTGGTCCCTTTTACCGGTTTGTGTCTGCTCGCCGGGATTCTGGTGGCCGGGACGGTCGCGCCCGCCGCCATCGGGGCCGGCCTGTTGTCGAATCAGGTGAGCGATTCGGTGGACGCCATTTCCGCCCAGCTCGCCGCCGCCGATCCGCCGCTGGTGACCACGGTCACCGACCGCGACGGCACGCCGATCGCGACGCTCTACGCGCAGTACCGCCTGCCCGCCACCGCGGCCGGGATCGCGACCACGATGAAGGCCGCCATCATCGCCGTCGAGGATCGCCGGTTCTACACCGAAGGCGGCGTCGACATGCAGGGAATGCTGCGCGCGGCGGTCAACGACAGCACCGGCGGGGCACTGCAGGGCGCCTCGACGATCACCCAGCAGGAGGTCAAGAACTACCTGATCAACGTGGTCGACCGGAACGACCCGGCGGCCCAGCAGGCCGATCGCGAGGACTCGCTCGCCCGCAAGCTGCGCGAGGCGAAAATGGCCGTGCAGCTCAACGCGACCATGAGCAAGGACGACATTCTGGCGAACTACCTCAACGTGGTCGAATTCAGCGGAACCGTGTACGGGGTCGGCGCGGCCGCGAAGGCGTATTTCGGGACGACGCCGGATAAATTGACCGTTCCGCAGGCCGCGCTGCTCGCCGGAATGGTGAACAACCCCAGCATCTACAACCCGTACACCCACCCGGACAAGGCGCTGCAGCGCCGCAACCTCGTCATCGACGACATGGTCACCAACGGCTCCATCCCGGCCTCCTACGCGGCGACGGCGAAGGCGACCCCGCTCGGGGTCGTGCCGAACGGCCCGGTCACGCCGTCCGGGACCTGCATGGGTGCGGCCCCCGACGCGGGCTTCTTCTGCGCCTACGCCGAAAGCTACCTGGTGCACGCCGGGTTCACCGCCGACCGGCTGGCCACCGGCGGGTACACGATCAAGACCACCCTCGACCCGCGTGTCTCGCAGGTGACCAAGGACGCCGTCGACGCGAACGTGCCGACCACCCAGGACGGCGTGGCCAACACCTTCGCCGTCGTCCAGCCGGGCCAGGACGGGCACCAGGTGCTCGCCATGGTCGCGAACCGCAACTACGGCACCGATCCGGCGCGGGGCGAGACGTCGACCGACATCGTCGCCGACGCGAGCAACGAGTTCGGCGCGGGCTCGTCGTTCAAGATCTTCACCTCGGCCGCGGCGCTCGTCACCGGCAAGGCCGGCCTCGACACCCCGCTGCCCAACCCGGACAGCCAGTGCTTCCCGGCGCCGGACGCGCACGGATCGTGCTACACCGTCCACAACGACGGCCACTACGCCGACCCGATCACCCTCGCCGACGGGCTGGCGACGTCGCCGAACGTCGCGTTCGTCGGGCTGGAGAGCCAGGTCGGGATGCCCGCCGTGCTCGACATGGCGGCCAAGCTCGGGCTGCGCACCACCCTCGCGACCAACGACGCCGGCCGCACGCCGGACCCGAAGTCGGGCAACCCGCAGTTCAGCCAGCCGCAGTCGCAGTACTTCCGGAACCTGCTGTCGTTCACCCTCGGCAACAGCCCGGTCAGCCCGCTGGAGATGGCCAACGTGTCGGCGACGCTGATGAGCGGCGGCGTGTGGTGCCCGCCGAACCCGATCCTGTCGGTGACCGACCGGAACGGCAACGCCGTGCCGGTCGCGCAGCAGGCGTGCGAACGGGTGCTCCCCCAGGGCGTGGCGGACACCCTGGAAGCGGGGCTGAGCAAGGACACCACGAGCGGCACGTCCGCCGAGGCGGCCCGCGCGGCCGGCTGGAGCAGGCCCGACATCGGCAAGACGGGCACGACCCAGCTCAGCGAATCGGTGGCCTTCGTCGGTGGTGTCGACGACTACGCGGTGTCGTCCATGGTGTTCGCCGACGGGCCGCACCCACGCGAGATCTGCCCGGGCACCCCGGTGCACCTCGGCGACTGCGGCCACGGCGCGTTCGGCGGCACGGTCGCCGCGCCGCCGTACTTCCACGCCATGAGCCAGCTGCTCGCGGGGGTGCCCGACAAGCCGATCCCCGCCGCCGACCCGGCCTACCTGACGGCGCGGTTGTGA
- a CDS encoding ABC transporter permease translates to MSVPLAVPPAASADPGPLGRLRVLGARVGAMCLVELQKLRRDQTELLTRAIQPALWLLIFGETFTRLRAIPTGSTPYLDFLAPGILAQSALFIAIFYGIQIIWERDAGVLAKLLVTPTPRAALVAGKAFAAGVRALVQALMVLVLAAVLGVGLTVNPLKLLAMAAVLVLGSAFFCCLSIVIAGIVLSRERLMGIGQAITMPLFFGSNALYPVDLMPSWLKVLSHVNPLSYQVDALRGLLIGTPAHLGTDFAVLVVATAVAVAVASVLLGRLAR, encoded by the coding sequence GTGTCCGTGCCACTCGCCGTACCGCCCGCCGCCTCGGCTGATCCGGGCCCGCTGGGCCGGCTGCGTGTGCTCGGCGCCCGCGTCGGCGCGATGTGCCTGGTGGAGCTGCAGAAACTGCGCCGTGACCAGACCGAGCTGCTCACCCGGGCGATCCAGCCCGCGCTGTGGCTGCTGATCTTCGGCGAGACGTTCACCCGGCTGCGCGCGATCCCGACCGGCTCGACGCCGTACCTCGACTTCCTGGCACCGGGCATCCTCGCCCAGTCGGCCCTGTTCATCGCGATCTTCTACGGCATCCAGATCATCTGGGAGCGCGACGCGGGCGTGCTCGCCAAGCTCCTGGTCACCCCCACCCCGCGCGCCGCGCTCGTCGCCGGGAAGGCCTTCGCGGCCGGGGTCCGCGCGCTCGTCCAGGCGTTGATGGTGCTGGTACTGGCCGCGGTCCTCGGCGTCGGGCTGACCGTGAACCCGCTGAAGCTGCTCGCGATGGCCGCCGTCCTCGTGCTCGGTTCGGCGTTCTTCTGCTGCCTGTCCATCGTGATCGCCGGGATCGTGTTGTCGCGGGAACGGCTGATGGGGATCGGGCAGGCGATCACCATGCCGCTGTTCTTCGGCTCGAACGCGCTGTACCCGGTGGACCTGATGCCGTCGTGGCTGAAGGTGCTCAGCCACGTCAACCCGCTGAGCTACCAGGTCGACGCGCTGCGCGGCCTGCTCATCGGGACACCCGCCCACCTCGGGACCGACTTCGCCGTGCTGGTGGTGGCGACGGCGGTGGCCGTTGCGGTCGCCTCGGTCCTGCTCGGCAGGTTGGCCCGGTGA